The proteins below are encoded in one region of Methanofollis aquaemaris:
- a CDS encoding DUF3344 domain-containing protein, with protein MSQYTKSALLVLVLLLLVGTAAALPVIAHDTVRGEVYVDSTANWYSKNSTNNFDVPDGTVIFAKYYVGIWCAAPPIYTTFNGHAFPASPSCYSSDMGVTWIPYNVTDYIVPGETNTATIDSTSGGDGRQYGSTLVVVLQNESKSRAEYWVAEGLDWMHYDDYVGYGVDNSTTYFNGTIDLDEVNSASLYSTHLTGYNYEDFNGNSLSGAADSASGEYFNYIRWDNVKDSLVAENQTVNVGRGGDNYCSVVLHGLTIEYDTVDLVPLSLTPMYVTAGTVNTMTATVRNSGNIDASAFNVSLMADRKFVDTQTVSGLAAGGSTSVDLHWTPDGTVYAYTMTVVVDPENAVDEIEESNNMLDTRVGTTSAPVPVAEFSGTPACGDAPLTVNFMDESTNLPLLWAWDFDNDGIIDSNDQHPTHTYNVPGTYTVNLTVSNGGGSNSTVKTDYIIVTTPVVPVANFTATPVRGDTPLTVSFTDQSVNSPRSWAWDFDNDGIVDSTEQNPSHTYTSAGIYAVNLTATNAAGSDYETKADYITVAGTTPLAAFTATPPSGPAPLTVQFTDQSAYDPVSWAWDFDNDGTEDSTLQNPSYTFMAPGVYSVKLTAANSHGSDDEVKTGYIIVTNTTAPLAAFTATPTSGIAPLTVQFADQSSSSGSSERIVNGGFEAGSSGWTISRSLGTVRMRNSVANIEMEADGYIGSGAANISQDVDLTNANSLKFSYCYGEELMGGGYSAVKVFIGDDVVWQKAYNDNKWRTVTIDTSSYTGMQTVTFSLIGTELDGPGGVNLVLDGISAIGTNSTTSWAWDFENDGSIDSTDPNPEYTYETAGNYSVNLTITTAAGSDSEVKNNYISISEAPQGVDLIIGGIVNPVPASAVFAKDSNPVKIQKVTNSGPADASNITVALYASDVSNGTVAINSTVVSSLSGGEQTDVILIDPTIRDLEGGTVTYTAVLDPENLIVETDESNNNKTSPVKNVRYNGYKGKGLYWEGGSNITTQHTYDLRGDIVSSTQPESAYKSVGWTDRTETWTAGDLPVPDGATVEKAWLYVSYNWDQTPGGLPNLTATFNDNTLALGTPYMDKSNFGAFADYEYGLYVVNVTSFLVRDGDNILVTMPNTGNKNALYPSTLAVIYSDPTATRKQIFINEECDELGYSESGYGTTMEEATAYAPFTGMEIDPAGVRSATLYSFVGSAGPDEGNLIFNGNVVATNAWHGTLNTASAQTFDVTGLLNATGNEAAVQGTTSGGMAALQQVLVVEYTEPAAPDLTISTLAPNKNEIFSAGENTYSTKITNIGTADAGAFAAEFNVSGVIGTVAVPDGLPAGANVTLTWTDGTVRAAGEPATFTVTADAEDVISESNEENNIRTIEKTVVDNGYRGKRWTDGDDLTTAATYTVRGDLAYSSGDSAYLSAKSNWKAYTANWTADDLSIPENATVTAARLYVPYTWDKGPVFPDAVELTFNDVAVEKAAFYADEKLWGSSYPYGMTVYDVKDAFNKDANAAVLTSTFPGGGNVSVRGMVLAVVYDDRVTAPHTIVINEGFDLLYGGSGQATTPDEATAYAPFTIDTADALNATLVALAPGAGPNEGELIFNDEVWTDAWNSTGQSQIGAAERDVTSLLSAEGNVAAFRSSADYMEAAAAFLVMTYPVPTGCIAVTSTPEGATIFLDGEDTGLVTPATLEEIPVGEHVVTLKRDDYADASATVTVVEDETATVDLTLTTLTSSLAVTSTPDGASIFIDGADTGETTDTTLEGIAVGDHTVTLKMEGYREAATDVTIMENETAIAHLDLEEAVGCIAVTSTPEGATIFLDDVDTGETTDALLEDIAIGEHTITVTKSGYMDASTTVTVVDNETISVEFTLAEPSGSIAVTSSPDGARIFLDGEDTGEQTNTTLTNIPVGEHLVTVSLDGYLEAEETVTVFEGESVAVHFDPAPTSITLLPGWNFVSTPKTLAPGHDTIAVFDEVDTADHSVLLYNGTARWEAMSSEEAFRPLDGIWIYANSTYNIPLVFDTGGIATPPEKTLDEGWNAIGFTDTIAEPAANTLRSIENCWATVIGFDAGAQEYETSIIRGAEGRHGEMRTMEPMNGYWLYMSDAAELCAIGA; from the coding sequence ATGAGCCAGTATACGAAATCTGCGCTGCTGGTGCTGGTACTCCTGCTGCTTGTCGGCACTGCCGCAGCTTTACCTGTAATAGCGCACGATACCGTGCGGGGTGAAGTCTATGTGGACTCCACGGCAAACTGGTACTCTAAAAATAGTACAAATAACTTTGACGTACCAGACGGCACCGTAATTTTTGCAAAGTATTATGTTGGGATATGGTGTGCGGCCCCCCCAATCTACACCACATTCAACGGACATGCCTTCCCGGCTTCTCCATCTTGTTATTCCTCCGATATGGGTGTAACGTGGATCCCCTACAATGTCACAGACTACATCGTCCCGGGTGAAACAAATACTGCAACAATCGATTCGACCTCCGGAGGAGACGGCAGGCAGTACGGCAGTACGCTTGTCGTCGTATTGCAAAATGAAAGCAAATCCCGGGCAGAATACTGGGTTGCCGAAGGTCTTGACTGGATGCATTATGATGATTATGTAGGATATGGAGTAGACAATTCAACGACGTATTTCAATGGTACTATAGATCTCGACGAAGTGAATAGTGCAAGTCTCTATTCAACCCATCTTACAGGATATAACTACGAGGATTTTAACGGGAATTCACTCTCAGGTGCTGCTGATTCGGCAAGCGGCGAGTATTTCAACTATATCAGGTGGGACAATGTAAAAGATTCTCTTGTGGCCGAGAACCAGACCGTTAACGTGGGACGCGGAGGGGATAATTACTGTTCCGTTGTCCTGCACGGCCTTACAATAGAGTATGATACTGTCGACCTGGTCCCGCTGAGTCTCACTCCGATGTATGTGACCGCCGGCACCGTCAATACCATGACTGCAACAGTTAGAAATTCCGGTAATATTGATGCATCTGCATTTAACGTCTCTCTTATGGCGGACAGGAAGTTCGTGGATACGCAGACCGTGTCCGGGCTTGCAGCCGGCGGCAGCACGAGTGTGGATCTGCACTGGACACCCGACGGCACTGTATACGCTTATACGATGACTGTCGTTGTAGATCCCGAAAATGCGGTTGATGAAATAGAAGAAAGCAACAACATGCTGGATACACGTGTCGGCACGACTTCGGCGCCGGTACCTGTTGCTGAATTCAGCGGAACGCCAGCCTGCGGCGACGCACCGCTCACCGTCAACTTCATGGACGAGTCTACGAATTTACCTCTGCTCTGGGCCTGGGACTTCGATAACGATGGTATCATCGACAGTAACGACCAGCATCCCACTCACACCTACAATGTGCCCGGCACCTATACGGTCAACCTCACGGTTTCTAACGGAGGTGGAAGCAATTCCACTGTGAAGACAGACTACATCATCGTCACCACCCCGGTAGTACCGGTAGCAAACTTCACCGCCACACCGGTTCGTGGAGATACACCCCTCACTGTTTCCTTCACTGACCAGTCGGTGAATTCACCCAGGTCATGGGCCTGGGACTTCGACAATGATGGGATAGTAGACAGTACAGAGCAGAATCCATCACATACGTACACATCGGCCGGCATTTACGCGGTGAATCTGACGGCAACAAACGCAGCAGGATCTGATTATGAGACGAAGGCAGATTACATCACAGTTGCGGGTACCACGCCACTTGCTGCGTTCACCGCGACGCCCCCCTCGGGCCCTGCTCCGTTGACCGTCCAGTTCACCGACCAGTCTGCCTACGATCCGGTTTCCTGGGCCTGGGACTTCGACAACGACGGAACTGAAGACAGCACGCTCCAGAACCCCTCCTACACCTTTATGGCCCCCGGCGTCTACTCCGTGAAACTCACCGCCGCCAACAGTCACGGTTCCGACGACGAAGTCAAGACGGGCTACATTATCGTAACGAACACCACCGCGCCGCTCGCCGCCTTCACGGCAACACCGACATCGGGTATCGCACCCTTAACCGTTCAGTTCGCCGACCAGAGCAGCAGCAGTGGCAGTTCGGAACGTATCGTGAATGGGGGGTTCGAGGCCGGTTCATCCGGTTGGACCATCTCCAGGAGTTTAGGTACAGTAAGAATGAGGAACTCCGTGGCGAACATTGAAATGGAAGCCGACGGCTATATCGGGAGCGGTGCTGCCAACATATCGCAGGATGTCGACTTGACCAACGCCAACTCGCTGAAATTCTCTTACTGTTATGGAGAAGAGTTGATGGGTGGAGGTTATTCTGCAGTAAAAGTGTTCATCGGAGACGATGTCGTCTGGCAGAAAGCGTATAATGATAATAAATGGAGAACGGTGACGATTGACACATCTTCGTATACGGGGATGCAGACTGTCACTTTCTCTCTTATAGGAACCGAATTAGATGGTCCGGGGGGTGTCAACCTGGTCCTCGACGGCATCAGTGCGATCGGAACCAATAGCACCACGTCCTGGGCCTGGGACTTTGAGAACGACGGTTCCATCGACAGCACAGACCCGAACCCCGAGTACACCTACGAAACTGCAGGGAACTACTCGGTCAATCTTACCATCACGACCGCGGCCGGCAGCGACTCCGAGGTGAAGAACAATTATATCTCCATCAGTGAAGCGCCACAGGGGGTCGACCTGATCATCGGCGGCATCGTGAACCCGGTGCCCGCCAGTGCGGTCTTTGCAAAGGACTCTAACCCCGTCAAGATTCAGAAAGTCACGAACAGCGGCCCCGCCGACGCCTCCAACATCACGGTGGCCCTGTATGCGAGCGATGTATCGAACGGCACGGTTGCGATAAACTCAACGGTCGTTTCGTCACTGTCGGGCGGTGAGCAGACCGATGTAATTCTCATCGACCCGACGATCCGCGATCTCGAAGGCGGCACCGTCACCTACACCGCCGTCCTCGACCCGGAGAACCTGATCGTCGAGACCGACGAGAGCAACAACAACAAGACCAGCCCTGTCAAGAATGTGCGCTACAACGGGTACAAGGGCAAAGGGCTGTACTGGGAGGGGGGCAGCAACATCACGACGCAGCACACCTACGACCTCCGCGGTGACATCGTCTCCTCCACCCAGCCCGAGTCCGCCTATAAATCGGTCGGCTGGACCGACCGGACGGAGACCTGGACCGCCGGTGACCTGCCCGTCCCCGACGGCGCCACCGTCGAGAAGGCCTGGCTGTACGTCTCGTACAACTGGGACCAGACCCCCGGCGGACTGCCGAACCTGACGGCAACCTTCAACGACAACACCCTCGCGCTCGGCACGCCGTACATGGACAAGAGCAACTTCGGCGCCTTTGCCGACTACGAATACGGCCTCTACGTTGTCAACGTCACGAGTTTCTTAGTCAGAGATGGTGACAACATCCTCGTCACGATGCCGAACACCGGCAACAAGAACGCCCTGTACCCGAGCACTCTTGCGGTGATCTACAGTGACCCGACCGCCACCAGGAAACAGATCTTCATCAACGAGGAGTGCGACGAACTCGGGTATTCCGAGTCCGGCTACGGCACGACCATGGAAGAAGCGACCGCCTACGCACCCTTCACCGGCATGGAGATCGACCCCGCCGGCGTCCGGAGCGCCACGCTGTACAGTTTCGTGGGCAGCGCCGGACCCGATGAAGGCAACCTGATTTTCAACGGCAACGTCGTGGCGACGAACGCCTGGCATGGTACTTTGAACACCGCCTCTGCACAGACCTTCGACGTCACCGGCCTCCTCAACGCGACCGGTAACGAGGCTGCCGTCCAGGGCACGACCAGCGGGGGCATGGCCGCTCTCCAGCAGGTTCTGGTCGTTGAATACACTGAACCCGCCGCACCCGACCTGACGATCTCGACCCTCGCCCCCAACAAGAACGAGATCTTCTCTGCAGGCGAGAACACCTACTCGACAAAGATCACGAACATCGGTACCGCTGATGCCGGTGCGTTCGCGGCCGAATTCAACGTGAGCGGAGTCATCGGCACGGTCGCCGTGCCCGACGGCCTCCCCGCGGGTGCGAATGTTACTCTCACCTGGACCGACGGGACGGTGCGTGCGGCGGGGGAGCCGGCGACGTTCACCGTCACCGCCGATGCGGAGGATGTGATCTCTGAATCGAACGAAGAGAACAACATTCGCACCATCGAGAAGACCGTCGTCGACAACGGGTACCGCGGCAAGCGGTGGACCGACGGTGACGACCTCACCACTGCGGCGACCTACACCGTCCGCGGCGACCTGGCGTACTCTTCGGGCGACAGTGCGTACCTGAGCGCCAAGAGCAATTGGAAGGCGTACACCGCAAACTGGACGGCAGACGACCTTTCGATCCCCGAGAACGCCACCGTCACCGCCGCACGACTCTACGTCCCCTACACCTGGGACAAAGGCCCGGTCTTCCCCGACGCAGTGGAACTGACCTTCAACGATGTGGCCGTTGAAAAGGCCGCCTTCTACGCCGACGAGAAGCTGTGGGGCAGTTCATACCCGTACGGCATGACCGTCTATGATGTGAAGGACGCCTTCAACAAGGACGCGAACGCCGCCGTCCTCACCAGCACCTTCCCCGGCGGCGGGAACGTCTCGGTACGCGGGATGGTGCTTGCGGTGGTCTACGACGATCGAGTCACCGCCCCGCACACCATCGTCATCAACGAGGGTTTCGACCTCCTGTACGGCGGCAGCGGCCAGGCGACCACCCCTGACGAGGCGACCGCCTACGCTCCCTTCACCATTGACACCGCCGACGCCCTCAACGCAACCCTCGTCGCCCTCGCACCCGGCGCAGGCCCGAACGAAGGCGAACTCATCTTCAACGACGAGGTGTGGACCGACGCCTGGAACTCCACCGGGCAGAGCCAGATCGGTGCGGCAGAACGCGACGTCACCTCGCTCCTTTCTGCTGAAGGGAATGTTGCGGCGTTCCGGAGCAGCGCCGACTACATGGAGGCGGCGGCTGCCTTCCTGGTGATGACCTACCCGGTCCCGACAGGGTGCATCGCGGTGACTTCGACGCCGGAGGGAGCGACGATCTTCCTCGACGGTGAGGACACCGGTCTCGTGACCCCCGCCACCCTTGAGGAGATCCCGGTCGGCGAGCACGTGGTCACCCTGAAGAGGGACGACTACGCCGACGCCTCGGCGACGGTCACCGTCGTCGAAGACGAGACCGCAACCGTCGACCTGACCCTGACCACCCTCACCAGCAGCCTCGCCGTCACCTCGACTCCCGACGGCGCTTCGATCTTCATCGACGGCGCCGACACCGGCGAGACGACCGACACCACCCTCGAGGGGATCGCCGTCGGCGACCACACCGTCACCCTGAAGATGGAGGGGTACCGCGAGGCGGCGACCGATGTCACCATCATGGAGAACGAGACCGCGATCGCCCACCTCGACCTTGAGGAAGCGGTCGGGTGCATCGCCGTCACCTCGACGCCTGAAGGTGCCACGATCTTCCTGGACGATGTGGACACCGGGGAGACAACAGATGCTCTCCTCGAAGACATCGCCATCGGCGAACACACCATCACCGTGACGAAGTCCGGGTACATGGACGCCTCGACGACCGTGACCGTCGTCGACAACGAAACCATCTCGGTCGAATTCACCCTCGCCGAACCCTCGGGAAGCATCGCGGTCACCTCCTCCCCGGACGGTGCCAGGATCTTCCTTGACGGAGAAGACACCGGGGAGCAGACGAACACCACACTCACCAACATCCCGGTCGGCGAGCACCTCGTCACCGTGAGTCTCGATGGATATCTTGAGGCTGAGGAGACGGTGACGGTCTTCGAAGGCGAGAGCGTCGCGGTCCACTTCGACCCCGCCCCGACCTCGATCACTCTCCTCCCCGGCTGGAACTTTGTCTCGACCCCCAAGACCCTCGCCCCCGGCCACGACACCATCGCCGTCTTCGACGAGGTGGACACCGCCGACCACTCAGTGCTCCTGTACAACGGGACCGCACGGTGGGAGGCGATGAGTTCTGAAGAAGCGTTCAGACCGCTCGACGGGATCTGGATCTATGCCAACTCCACCTACAATATCCCGCTCGTCTTCGACACCGGCGGCATTGCGACCCCGCCGGAGAAGACCCTTGACGAGGGCTGGAACGCGATCGGGTTCACCGACACCATCGCCGAACCCGCGGCCAACACCCTCAGGTCGATCGAGAACTGCTGGGCCACCGTCATCGGCTTCGACGCCGGCGCACAGGAATACGAGACCTCGATCATCCGCGGCGCCGAGGGACGGCACGGTGAGATGCGGACGATGGAACCGATGAACGGCTACTGGCTGTACATGAGCGATGCCGCAGAACTCTGCGCCATCGGGGCGTGA
- a CDS encoding DEAD/DEAH box helicase, whose protein sequence is MTVIIVPQRGSYRLIIYNGKKVLDTGVFGLTSTAKGYRPVDFKTRKPGRRNYQKVPTKQLVDLIRSSKIWITKPDPALMAFLGDFQVSTSSAPLCRTCLLEDRVTVLNKKNAVKYGRERVCMDCAERELRREMGYLGQFGHRSFQHIRALLESYKDVDRVLGLLQPEQRDPSQTLFDRMEAVKPITTRHITQVPVPPAFAKASGVEYLTPVQQLAVNGGLLEGKDLLVVSATASGKTFVGEMAGMKNLLEKGGRLLFLVPLVALANQKYFRFRERYKDLASVSLQTGTSRLNLPETRPVGERNTRAQIIVGTYEGVDTIFRNGRQLKDVGTVVIDEVQNLEEPERGHRLDGLIARIKKTSPKAQFLYLSATIGLPNVLAGKLNAKLIRYDSRPVPLDRHLIFCEKKKKVQFIKSMVREEFARRSSKGYQGQTIVFTNSRARCHTLADAIGANTARPYHSGLTAKERRHVEELFGSQKIACVVTTAALAAGVDFPASQVVFDALAMGIKWLTVQEFNQMLGRAGRPDFHDRGRIVLLAEPGGSYSRTSKVTEEEMAIALLKGEMEEVAPVYDVEGSSEEFAANAVVCKGDEAEVRWMEQQMVGTTEPVLEMLQKHRLVKRKQGHIELSELAGVMARHFIGVERLLLVRHLVKKIDDPLEIAAEIDCAEVRKEDA, encoded by the coding sequence ATGACGGTCATCATCGTCCCCCAACGAGGGTCATACCGGCTGATCATCTATAATGGAAAGAAGGTTCTCGATACCGGTGTTTTCGGGTTGACTTCAACGGCGAAGGGGTATCGCCCGGTCGATTTCAAGACCCGAAAGCCGGGACGGCGAAATTATCAGAAGGTGCCGACGAAACAGCTCGTCGACCTCATCCGCAGTTCGAAGATCTGGATCACGAAGCCGGACCCGGCGCTCATGGCTTTTCTCGGTGATTTCCAGGTCTCGACGTCGTCGGCTCCGCTCTGCCGGACCTGTCTCCTCGAAGACCGGGTCACGGTGCTCAACAAGAAGAACGCGGTGAAGTACGGGCGCGAGCGGGTCTGCATGGACTGTGCGGAACGCGAACTGCGACGGGAGATGGGGTACCTGGGGCAGTTCGGGCACCGTTCGTTCCAGCATATCAGGGCGCTGCTGGAGTCGTACAAGGACGTCGACCGGGTGCTCGGGCTGCTCCAGCCCGAACAGCGGGATCCGTCCCAGACGCTCTTCGACCGGATGGAGGCGGTCAAGCCGATCACGACCCGCCATATCACCCAGGTTCCGGTGCCGCCGGCGTTTGCGAAGGCGTCGGGGGTGGAGTATCTTACGCCGGTGCAGCAGCTCGCGGTCAATGGCGGGCTCCTCGAAGGGAAGGATCTCCTGGTCGTCTCGGCGACGGCGAGCGGCAAGACGTTTGTCGGGGAGATGGCGGGGATGAAGAACCTGCTCGAAAAGGGCGGGCGTCTGCTCTTCCTGGTCCCGCTCGTGGCCCTTGCCAACCAGAAGTACTTCAGGTTCAGGGAACGGTACAAGGATCTGGCCTCGGTCTCGCTCCAGACGGGAACGAGTCGGCTCAACCTGCCTGAGACGAGGCCGGTGGGCGAGCGGAACACGCGGGCGCAGATCATCGTCGGGACCTACGAGGGGGTCGACACGATCTTCCGCAACGGCCGGCAACTCAAAGATGTCGGGACGGTGGTCATCGACGAGGTCCAGAACCTGGAGGAGCCCGAGCGGGGTCATCGTCTCGACGGGCTGATCGCCAGGATCAAGAAGACGTCTCCGAAGGCCCAGTTCCTTTATCTTTCGGCGACGATCGGGTTGCCGAATGTGCTGGCCGGAAAACTCAATGCAAAATTGATCCGGTACGACAGCAGGCCGGTGCCGCTCGACCGCCACCTCATCTTCTGCGAGAAGAAGAAGAAGGTGCAGTTCATCAAGTCGATGGTGAGGGAGGAGTTTGCCAGGCGGTCGTCGAAGGGCTACCAGGGGCAGACGATCGTCTTCACCAACTCCAGGGCGAGGTGTCACACGCTCGCCGATGCCATCGGGGCGAACACGGCCCGCCCGTACCACTCGGGGCTCACCGCAAAGGAGCGTCGGCATGTCGAGGAGCTCTTCGGGTCGCAGAAGATCGCCTGCGTGGTGACGACCGCCGCTCTTGCCGCGGGGGTGGACTTCCCGGCGTCCCAGGTGGTCTTCGATGCTCTTGCGATGGGGATCAAGTGGCTCACGGTCCAGGAGTTCAACCAGATGCTCGGTCGGGCGGGGCGGCCGGATTTCCATGACCGGGGGCGGATCGTCCTCCTTGCCGAGCCGGGGGGTTCGTACTCGAGGACGTCGAAGGTGACCGAGGAGGAGATGGCGATCGCTCTGCTCAAGGGCGAGATGGAGGAGGTGGCCCCGGTCTACGATGTCGAGGGGAGTTCGGAGGAGTTTGCCGCGAATGCCGTCGTCTGCAAGGGCGACGAGGCCGAGGTGCGGTGGATGGAGCAGCAGATGGTCGGGACCACCGAGCCGGTGCTTGAGATGCTCCAGAAGCACCGGTTGGTCAAGCGCAAGCAGGGGCATATCGAGCTCTCCGAACTTGCCGGGGTGATGGCCAGGCATTTCATCGGGGTCGAGCGGTTGCTGCTGGTGCGCCACCTGGTGAAGAAGATCGACGATCCTCTCGAGATCGCGGCCGAGATCGACTGTGCCGAGGTCAGAAAAGAGGACGCCTGA
- a CDS encoding DUF7839 domain-containing protein, producing MSKTAGEDPVASLLRSKREITRFQILVEVAEHQPAVRQQEVAEKMGVTPQAVSEYIRELADDGFVSAYGRGRYEVTKEGIEWVLANAEVLENYARHVTRDVIQKVRVWPAVAAEPLHKGDAVGVFMKDGWLYASKTEQSAMGEVIADAEAGQDVGVARLTGLIDHAEGTVHVLKVPRIERGGSRKMDLAGVRGVLAGVQQVGIAGLEAAVVMKSVGRKPDISFGSREGVIEAAFHGVECAILIVDEEFTDFLKRLENAGLTYVIHDLILP from the coding sequence ATGTCGAAGACAGCCGGTGAAGATCCGGTGGCTTCACTCCTCCGAAGCAAACGGGAGATCACGCGTTTTCAGATTCTGGTCGAGGTCGCCGAGCATCAACCGGCGGTCAGGCAGCAGGAGGTCGCTGAGAAGATGGGGGTGACGCCCCAGGCGGTCTCCGAATACATTCGAGAACTTGCCGACGACGGCTTCGTCTCGGCCTATGGCAGGGGTCGCTACGAGGTCACCAAGGAGGGGATCGAGTGGGTGCTTGCCAATGCCGAGGTGCTGGAGAACTATGCCCGCCATGTCACCCGCGATGTGATCCAGAAGGTGCGGGTCTGGCCGGCGGTCGCGGCCGAACCTCTCCACAAGGGCGACGCGGTCGGGGTCTTCATGAAGGACGGCTGGCTCTACGCCTCGAAGACCGAACAGAGTGCGATGGGTGAGGTGATCGCCGACGCCGAGGCCGGGCAGGACGTCGGGGTCGCGAGGCTCACCGGGCTCATCGATCATGCCGAGGGAACGGTGCATGTCCTCAAGGTGCCGCGGATCGAGCGGGGCGGTTCCAGGAAGATGGACCTGGCCGGGGTGCGGGGAGTGCTCGCCGGCGTCCAGCAGGTGGGGATCGCCGGGCTCGAAGCCGCGGTCGTGATGAAAAGTGTCGGACGTAAGCCCGACATCTCGTTCGGCTCGCGGGAAGGTGTGATCGAGGCCGCCTTCCACGGGGTGGAGTGTGCGATTCTCATCGTCGACGAAGAGTTTACCGATTTCCTGAAGAGGCTTGAGAATGCCGGCCTCACGTACGTGATCCACGACCTCATTTTGCCATGA
- a CDS encoding ArsR family transcriptional regulator: MTGHIRIVNDPVEIVPLLLTFNNPKFKEIYGLLNKQWMTEQELCEECDSTCVGPCLSILKKGNLIEEQWRMPKPGDMPSKEYRTTYGGFRANFQCTMTDLADIIYLALSTDENLRTMVTHVEDELNVGNTSIADIARKYGVSPLYVKGLTKRIPNLDVKGQGLMYVEDSR; the protein is encoded by the coding sequence GTGACAGGTCATATCAGGATAGTGAATGATCCCGTTGAGATCGTGCCTCTCTTGTTGACATTTAACAATCCGAAATTCAAAGAGATCTATGGACTTTTAAACAAACAGTGGATGACCGAGCAAGAACTCTGCGAAGAGTGCGACAGCACCTGCGTCGGGCCGTGTCTATCGATCCTGAAGAAGGGCAATCTCATCGAGGAACAGTGGCGGATGCCCAAACCGGGCGATATGCCGAGCAAAGAATACCGGACCACCTATGGTGGTTTCAGGGCGAACTTCCAGTGTACGATGACCGACCTGGCCGATATCATCTACCTGGCACTATCGACCGACGAGAACCTGCGGACGATGGTCACCCATGTAGAAGACGAGTTGAATGTCGGGAACACGTCTATCGCTGATATTGCCAGGAAGTATGGGGTATCTCCGCTCTATGTCAAGGGTCTCACCAAGCGGATCCCGAACCTTGACGTGAAGGGGCAGGGGTTGATGTATGTCGAAGACAGCCGGTGA